The proteins below come from a single Sander vitreus isolate 19-12246 chromosome 15, sanVit1, whole genome shotgun sequence genomic window:
- the rfx1a gene encoding MHC class II regulatory factor RFX1a isoform X1, whose translation MATSGYVGEIQPAAQPQGAGVSITPGQPDASSTPATAPQFLAEIQTAVATPTVVTSTGQTTPTDQVSTITTPKPADGSLAQSTAQTQAPQTQYVTAEIQGSPTQSGNAQSTPQYIVVTVTEGSLHSSDSVSDSSPPPAVVQTGVPTQVVQQVQTAQQRSVVQATSQIAKTEPGTQLSVTSLQPVHISQEVQQQLTPVPVQHVYANQVQYVEGGETNYTTSTIRSSAFPYTDTPLYTQTTAAQYYEGQPTSGSSTPGTPLTVSVTAGTTGGVSMFVAQPTSAAGGGATVVTTGGTTNGAGEGAGTNGGATGSYVIQGGYMLGSSGGAAGNSQNYSHTARASPATVSITEGEESSVPSADKKVQWLLDNYETAEGVSLPRSTLYCHYLLHCQEQKLEPVNAASFGKLIRSVFMGLRTRRLGTRGNSKYHYYGLRIKAGSSLLRLMEDQQHLAMRQQPFSQKQRLKPVHKVEGMTNGTAAAAGAGQQQGSGQVDISTQVQQYQQFLDASRTLPEFPDIDLQGKSLPEGIEVEHIKSFQLLYREHCEAILDVMVNLQFTLVETLWKTFWRFSQSQAGDATLAVHDESEKRLPKSCLVLLCKYDPVLRWSRDCDNSLYQGLVEILIPDVLRPIPSALTQAIRNFAKSLESWLTNAMMNIPEEMVRIKVTSANAFAQTLRRYTSLNHLAQAARAVLQNTAQINQMLSDLNRVDFANVQEQASWVCRCEDRVVQRLEQDFKLTLQQQNSLEQWAAWLDGVVSQVLKPYQQSPAFPKAAKLFLLKWSFYSSMVIRDLTLRSAASFGSFHLIRLLYDEYMYYLIEHRVAQAKGETPIAVMGEFASLGRGLNQLDPDKEEEEEEEEESDEEGQELSLPSDGAVLGDESLEPPAKLARMDQRVLFTTGSADN comes from the exons ATGGCCACCTCAGGCTACGTAGGTGAGATACAGCCAGCAGCCCAACCCCAGGGGGCTGGTGTTAGCATTACACCGGGGCAACCTGATGCCAGTTCTACCCCTGCAACTGCCCCTCAGTTTCTGGCTGAGATTCAGACTGCTGTGGCCACACCCACTGTTGTCACATCCACAGGCCAAACTACTCCCACTGATCAAGTCAGCACCATCACCACTCCCAAGCCTGCAGATGGTAGTTTAGCCCAATCCACAGCACAGACCCAGGCTCCTCAGACACAGTATGTGACTGCAGAAATCCAGGGCTCCCCCACGCAGTCTGGAAATGCTCAAAGCACTCCTCAGTACATTGTTGTTACAGTCACAG AAGGCTCCCTTCACTCAAGTGACAGTGTGTCGGACTCTAGCCCCCCTCCAGCTGTGGTGCAAACAGGAGTTCCCACGCAGGTTGTTCAGCAGGTTCAGACGGCTCAACAG AGGTCTGTTGTGCAGGCCACCTCTCAGATAGCCAAGACTGAGCCAGGCACTCAGCTCAGTGTCACCAGTCTACAGCCTGTTCATATCAGCCAGGAG GTCCAGCAGCAGCTCACACCAGTGCCAGTGCAACATGTGTACGCCAATCAAGTGCAGTATGTGGAAGGAGGAGAGACCAACTACACCACCAGCACAAT CCGTTCCAGCGCCTTTCCTTACACTGACACACCCTTGTACACCCAGACCACAGCTGCCCAGTATTATGAAGGTCAGCCAACATCAGGCTCATCCACCCCTGGCACACCTCTAACCGTCTCTGTGACTGCTGGCACAACAGGGGGTGTGTCCATGTTTGTAGCCCAGCCCACCAGTGCAGCAGGGGGAGGGGCCACAGTGGTGACCACAGGTGGCACCACCAATGGGGCAGGTGAAGGGGCAGGCACCAACGGTGGCGCAACAGGCAGCTATGTGATCCAGGGGGGTTACATGCTAGGCAGCAGCGGAGGGGCAGCTGGCAACAGTCAGAACTACTCACACACAGCCCGCGCCTCCCCAGCCACTGTGAGTATTACAGAGGGCGAGGAGAGTAGCGTGCCGTCGGCAGACAAGAAG GTACAGTGGTTGCTGGACAACTATGAGACAGCTGAAGGAGTGAGTCTGCCACGATCTACCCTCTACTGCCACTATTTGCTGCACTGCCAGGAGCAGAAACTAGAGCCTGTTAATGCTGCCTCTTTCGGGAAACTCATTAGATCTGTGTTCATGGGGCTACGCACACGACGCCTGGGCACACG GGGTAATTCTAAATACCACTACTACGGGCTGAGGATCAAGGCAGGCTCCTCTCTTCTCCGTCTGATGGAAGACCAGCAACATCTGGCCATGAGGCAACAGCCCTTCTCACAGAAACAGAG GTTGAAGCCTGTGCATAAAGTAGAGGGAATGACCAAtggcacagcagcagcagcaggagcaggcCAGCAGCAGGGCTCAGGGCAGGTGGACATCAGCACCCAGGTTCAGCAGTACCAGCAGTTCCTAG ATGCATCACGCACTCTCCCAGAGTTTCCAGACATCGACCTCCAAGGGAAGTCTCTGCCAGAGGGAATTGAGGTGGAGCACATAAAGAGCTTTCAGCTGCTGTACAGAGAACACTGTGAG GCCATACTAGATGTGATGGTCAACCTGCAGTTTACCCTGGTGGAAACTCTGTGGAAGACCTTCTGGAGGTTCAGTCAGAGTCAGGCTGGAGATGCCACATTGGCTGT TCATGATGAGTCAGAAAAGCGCCTCCCGAAGTCCTGCCTGGTGTTGCTGTGCAAGTATGATCCGGTGCTGCGCTGGAGCCGGGACTGTGACAACAGCCTGTACCAGGGTCTGGTGGAGATCCTCATCCCTGATGTCCTCAGGCCCATCCCCA GTGCCTTAACTCAAGCCATCCGCAACTTTGCCAAGAGCCTGGAGAGCTGGCTGACCAATGCCATGATGAACATCCCAGAGGAAATGGTCCGCATCAAG GTAACATCAGCCAATGCATTTGCCCAGACGCTGCGTCGCTACACCAGTCTGAACCACCTCGCCCAGGCAGCCCGCGCTGTCCTCCAGAACACGGCCCAGATCAACCAGATGCTCTCCGACCTCAACCGCGTCGACTTTGCTAACGTCCAG GAGCAGGCTTCATGGGTGTGCCGGTGTGAAGACCGTGTTGTTCAGCGGCTGGAGCAGGATTTCAAGCTGACCCTCCAGCAGCAGAACTCCCTCGAGCAGTGGGCTGCGTGGCTGGATGGTGTAGTCTCCCAGGTCCTAAAGCCCTACCAGCAGAGCCCTGCCTTCCCTAAGGCCGCCAAGCTCTTCCTACTCAAGTGGTCCTTTTACAG TTCCATGGTGATCAGGGACCTAACTCTGAGGAGTGCAGCCAGTTTTGGTTCCTTTCACCTGATCCGCCTGCTGTACGATGAGTACATGTACTACCTGATAGAGCACAGAGTGGCCCAGGCTAAAGGAGAGACCCCCATTGCTGTCATGGGAGAG TTTGCCAGTTTAGGCCGGGGTCTAAACCAGCTGGATCCTGACAAAG aagaggaagaggaagaggaggaggagagtgatgAGGAAGGTCAGGAGCTGTCCCTCCCCTCAGACGGGGCCGTGCTAGGAGACGAGTCTCTGGAGCCGCCTGCCAAGCTGGCCAGAATGGACCAGAGAGTCCTCTTCACAACCGGATCAGCTGACAACTAA
- the rfx1a gene encoding MHC class II regulatory factor RFX1a isoform X6 has translation MATSGYVGEIQPAAQPQGAGVSITPGQPDASSTPATAPQFLAEIQTAVATPTVVTSTGQTTPTDQVSTITTPKPADGSLAQSTAQTQAPQTQYVTAEIQGSPTQSGNAQSTPQYIVVTVTEGSLHSSDSVSDSSPPPAVVQTGVPTQVVQQVQTAQQRSVVQATSQIAKTEPGTQLSVTSLQPVHISQEVQQQLTPVPVQHVYANQVQYVEGGETNYTTSTIRSSAFPYTDTPLYTQTTAAQYYEGQPTSGSSTPGTPLTVSVTAGTTGGVSMFVAQPTSAAGGGATVVTTGGTTNGAGEGAGTNGGATGSYVIQGGYMLGSSGGAAGNSQNYSHTARASPATVSITEGEESSVPSADKKVQWLLDNYETAEGVSLPRSTLYCHYLLHCQEQKLEPVNAASFGKLIRSVFMGLRTRRLGTRGNSKYHYYGLRIKAGSSLLRLMEDQQHLAMRQQPFSQKQRLKPVHKVEGMTNGTAAAAGAGQQQGSGQVDISTQVQQYQQFLDASRTLPEFPDIDLQGKSLPEGIEVEHIKSFQLLYREHCEAILDVMVNLQFTLVETLWKTFWRFSQSQAGDATLAVHDESEKRLPKSCLVLLCKYDPVLRWSRDCDNSLYQGLVEILIPDVLRPIPSALTQAIRNFAKSLESWLTNAMMNIPEEMVRIKVTSANAFAQTLRRYTSLNHLAQAARAVLQNTAQINQMLSDLNRVDFANVQEQASWVCRCEDRVVQRLEQDFKLTLQQQNSLEQWAAWLDGVVSQVLKPYQQSPAFPKAAKLFLLKWSFYS, from the exons ATGGCCACCTCAGGCTACGTAGGTGAGATACAGCCAGCAGCCCAACCCCAGGGGGCTGGTGTTAGCATTACACCGGGGCAACCTGATGCCAGTTCTACCCCTGCAACTGCCCCTCAGTTTCTGGCTGAGATTCAGACTGCTGTGGCCACACCCACTGTTGTCACATCCACAGGCCAAACTACTCCCACTGATCAAGTCAGCACCATCACCACTCCCAAGCCTGCAGATGGTAGTTTAGCCCAATCCACAGCACAGACCCAGGCTCCTCAGACACAGTATGTGACTGCAGAAATCCAGGGCTCCCCCACGCAGTCTGGAAATGCTCAAAGCACTCCTCAGTACATTGTTGTTACAGTCACAG AAGGCTCCCTTCACTCAAGTGACAGTGTGTCGGACTCTAGCCCCCCTCCAGCTGTGGTGCAAACAGGAGTTCCCACGCAGGTTGTTCAGCAGGTTCAGACGGCTCAACAG AGGTCTGTTGTGCAGGCCACCTCTCAGATAGCCAAGACTGAGCCAGGCACTCAGCTCAGTGTCACCAGTCTACAGCCTGTTCATATCAGCCAGGAG GTCCAGCAGCAGCTCACACCAGTGCCAGTGCAACATGTGTACGCCAATCAAGTGCAGTATGTGGAAGGAGGAGAGACCAACTACACCACCAGCACAAT CCGTTCCAGCGCCTTTCCTTACACTGACACACCCTTGTACACCCAGACCACAGCTGCCCAGTATTATGAAGGTCAGCCAACATCAGGCTCATCCACCCCTGGCACACCTCTAACCGTCTCTGTGACTGCTGGCACAACAGGGGGTGTGTCCATGTTTGTAGCCCAGCCCACCAGTGCAGCAGGGGGAGGGGCCACAGTGGTGACCACAGGTGGCACCACCAATGGGGCAGGTGAAGGGGCAGGCACCAACGGTGGCGCAACAGGCAGCTATGTGATCCAGGGGGGTTACATGCTAGGCAGCAGCGGAGGGGCAGCTGGCAACAGTCAGAACTACTCACACACAGCCCGCGCCTCCCCAGCCACTGTGAGTATTACAGAGGGCGAGGAGAGTAGCGTGCCGTCGGCAGACAAGAAG GTACAGTGGTTGCTGGACAACTATGAGACAGCTGAAGGAGTGAGTCTGCCACGATCTACCCTCTACTGCCACTATTTGCTGCACTGCCAGGAGCAGAAACTAGAGCCTGTTAATGCTGCCTCTTTCGGGAAACTCATTAGATCTGTGTTCATGGGGCTACGCACACGACGCCTGGGCACACG GGGTAATTCTAAATACCACTACTACGGGCTGAGGATCAAGGCAGGCTCCTCTCTTCTCCGTCTGATGGAAGACCAGCAACATCTGGCCATGAGGCAACAGCCCTTCTCACAGAAACAGAG GTTGAAGCCTGTGCATAAAGTAGAGGGAATGACCAAtggcacagcagcagcagcaggagcaggcCAGCAGCAGGGCTCAGGGCAGGTGGACATCAGCACCCAGGTTCAGCAGTACCAGCAGTTCCTAG ATGCATCACGCACTCTCCCAGAGTTTCCAGACATCGACCTCCAAGGGAAGTCTCTGCCAGAGGGAATTGAGGTGGAGCACATAAAGAGCTTTCAGCTGCTGTACAGAGAACACTGTGAG GCCATACTAGATGTGATGGTCAACCTGCAGTTTACCCTGGTGGAAACTCTGTGGAAGACCTTCTGGAGGTTCAGTCAGAGTCAGGCTGGAGATGCCACATTGGCTGT TCATGATGAGTCAGAAAAGCGCCTCCCGAAGTCCTGCCTGGTGTTGCTGTGCAAGTATGATCCGGTGCTGCGCTGGAGCCGGGACTGTGACAACAGCCTGTACCAGGGTCTGGTGGAGATCCTCATCCCTGATGTCCTCAGGCCCATCCCCA GTGCCTTAACTCAAGCCATCCGCAACTTTGCCAAGAGCCTGGAGAGCTGGCTGACCAATGCCATGATGAACATCCCAGAGGAAATGGTCCGCATCAAG GTAACATCAGCCAATGCATTTGCCCAGACGCTGCGTCGCTACACCAGTCTGAACCACCTCGCCCAGGCAGCCCGCGCTGTCCTCCAGAACACGGCCCAGATCAACCAGATGCTCTCCGACCTCAACCGCGTCGACTTTGCTAACGTCCAG GAGCAGGCTTCATGGGTGTGCCGGTGTGAAGACCGTGTTGTTCAGCGGCTGGAGCAGGATTTCAAGCTGACCCTCCAGCAGCAGAACTCCCTCGAGCAGTGGGCTGCGTGGCTGGATGGTGTAGTCTCCCAGGTCCTAAAGCCCTACCAGCAGAGCCCTGCCTTCCCTAAGGCCGCCAAGCTCTTCCTACTCAAGTGGTCCTTTTACAG TTAA